A part of Drosophila ananassae strain 14024-0371.13 chromosome 2R, ASM1763931v2, whole genome shotgun sequence genomic DNA contains:
- the LOC6493863 gene encoding calcium-transporting ATPase type 2C member 1 isoform X4 has product MLLSTSESSTHSASEVAGRLQVDVRTGLKWTEAKYRAKIIGHNELLLLEEDPTWKKYIEQFKNPLILLLLGSALVSVIMKQFDDAVSITIAILIVVTVAFIQEYRSEKSLEELKKLVPPECHCLREGRLDTFLARELVPGDVVYLNVGDRVPADVRLFEAVDLSIDESSFTGETEPARKITDVLLNNSNVKDHSNMKNIAFMGTLVRCGNGKGIVVSTGERSEFGEVFKMMQAEEAPKTPLQKSMDILGAQLSFYSFLIIGVIMLLGWLQGKPLSEMFNISVSLAVAAIPEGLPIVVTVTLALGVMRMAKQNAIVKKLPTVETLGCVNVICSDKTGTLTKNEMTATIIITSDGYMADVTGAGYNDQGEIHIRHCNNVEMAKTNITNLLEIGAVCNNAYIQNGTLLGQPTEGALVAVAMKNGMYATAENYVRIQEYPFSSEQKMMAVKCIQKYNNNKEEIFFAKGALETLLPQCTKYQFGTQTVPLTKQNEAEFLAEAYEIGRKGLRVLALAKGRSMQDLIYCGLVGITDPPRPLVRESIEMLMQSGVRVKMVTGDAQETALAIANLIGIDTIHHQTLSGQEIDQMNEHQLDKVANNVSVFYRVSPRHKLEIVKSLQRTGNIVGMTGDGVNDGVALKKADIGIAMGKNGTDVCKEAADMILVNDDFHTIIAAIEEGKGIFYNIRNFVRFQLSTSIAALALIALATLMDIANPLNAMQILWINIIMDGPPAQSLGVEPVDHDVLKQKPRNVKQPMITKGVVANVLLSASIIVLGTLWVFQREMADGTLGKTKRDTTMTFTCFVFFDMFNALSCRSQTKSVFTIGLTTNRMFLLAVAFSIVGQMLVVYFPPLQMVFQTEALTPYDIFFLVSLTSSVLIVSEVKKWFERTMERKMYSTRSDLDFV; this is encoded by the exons ATGCTTCTTTCCACGTCGGAATCATCCACGCATAGCGCCTCGGAAGTGGCTGGGCGACTGCAGGTCGACGTGCGGACCGGTCTCAAATGGACGGAGGCAAAGTACCGGGCCAAGATCATCGGTCATAACGAGCTCTTGCTTCTTGAGGAGGACCCTACCTGGAAGAAGTACATTGAGCAGTTCAAGAATCCACTTATCCTACTACTTTTAGGATCGGCTTTGGTGTCCGTAATCATGAAGCAGTTCGACGATGCTGTTAGCATAACCATTGCTATTCTGATAGTGGTTACGGTGGCTTTCATTCAGGAATACCGCTCCGAGAAAAGTCTAGAGGAGCTAAAGAAACTAGTTCCTCCTGAGTGTCATTGTCTTCGCGAGGGCAGGTTGGACACATTTCTGGCTCGCGAATTGGTTCCCGGCGATGTGGTATACCTTAACGTAGGCGACCGCGTGCCTGCTGATGTTCGACTTTTTGAAGCTGTAGACCTCTCTATCGATGAAAGCAGCTTTACTGGAGAGACTGAGCCCGCACGAAAAATTACTGATGTCCTTTTGAACAACTCGAACGTAAAGGACCACAGCAACATGAAGAATATAGCGTTCATGGGTACTTTAGTGCGATGCGGCAATGGGAAAGGCATTGTAGTTAGCACTGGAGAGCGCAGCGAGTTTGGTGAGGTGTTTAAGATGATGCAGGCCGAAGAGGCCCCGAAGACACCACTGCAGAAGTCGATGGATATTCTTGGCGCTCAACTAAGTTTTTATTCCTTCCTAATCATCGGCGTCATCATGTTGCTAGGCTGGTTGCAGGGCAAGCCGCTCTCAGAGATGTTTAACATTAGTGTCTCTCTCGCGGTGGCTGCTATACCTGAGGGTCTACCAATTGTTGTCACGGTAACGCTTGCGCTGGGCGTAATGAGGATGGCTAAACAGAATGCGATCGTTAAAAAGCTACCCACCGTTGAAACTTTGGGTTGTGTAAACGTGATTTGCTCGGATAAAACTGGCACCCTCACTAAGAACGAGATGACGGCAACCATTATCATAACTTCAGACGGTTACATGGCTGATGTAACCGGTGCCGGTTATAACGACCAGGGAGAGATCCACATCCGGCATTGCAACAATGTGGAGATGGCAAAAACCAACATTACGAATCTTCTAGAGATAGGGGCAGTCTGTAATAACGCATATATTCAAAACGGTACGTTACTTGGCCAACCTACAGAAGGCGCTTTGGTAGCCGTGGCTATGAAAAATGGTATGTATGCCACGGCTGAAAACTATGTGCGCATCCAAGAGTACCCCTTTAGCTCGGAACAGAAAATGATGGCCGTTAAGTGTatccaaaaatataacaacaacaaggagGAGATATTCTTTGCTAAGGGAGCGCTTGAGACTTTGTTACCCCAGTGCACTAAGTACCAGTTCGGCACTCAGACTGTGCCTTTAACCAAACAGAACGAGGCTGAATTTTTGGCCGAAGCTTACGAGATAGGTCGCAAAGGACTTCGTGTACTTGCACTTGCCAAAGGCCGGTCTATGCAGGACCTAATATACTGTGGACTCGTAGGCATTACTGATCCACCTAGGCCGCTTGTGAGAGAGTCCATTGAGATGCTGATGCAAAGCGGTGTACGTGTCAAAATGGTCACTGGAGATGCACAGGAAACAGCCTTGGCTATCG CGAATCTCATCGGCATCGATACTATACATCATCAGACTTTATCTGGCCAAGAAATAGACCAAATGAACGAGCACCAACTGGACAAGGTGGCCAACAACGTGAGCGTTTTCTACCGTGTCTCCCCTCGCCACAAGTTGGAGATTGTAAAGTCTTTGCAGCGTACCGGCAATATAGTCGGCATGACAGGCGACGGGGTCAACGATGGGGTTGCTTTAAAAAAGGCGGATATTGGTATTGCAATGGGTAAGAATGGAACAGATGTTTGTAAAGAAGCTGCAGACATGATTTTGGTTAACGACGATTTCCACACAATTAT TGCTGCCATTGAGGAGGGGAAGGGCATATTCTACAATATTCGTAATTTTGTGCGCTTTCAACTTAGTACTTCAATCGCTGCTTTGGCCCTCATCGCCCTCGCCACACTAATGGACATTGCCAATCCACTTAATGCTATGCAAATTCTATGGATTAATATAATTATGGACGGGCCACCTGCACAGTCGCTGGGTGTAGAACCAGTTGATCATGACGTACTGAAGCAGAAGCCGCGCAATGTGAAACAACCGATGATTACGAAGGGTGTTGTAGCCAATGTTCTCCTTAGCGCAAGTATCATAGTACTGGGAACCTTATGGGTGTTTCAGCGCGAAATGGCTGATGGAACGCTAGGAAAAACAAAGCGGGATACAACCATGACCTTTACATGCTTTGTGTTTTTCGATATGTTTAACGCTCTGTCATGTCGCTCACAGACCAAGAGCGTGTTTACCATAGGTCTGACTACTAATCGTATGTTTCTATTGGCTGTTGCCTTCTCTATCGTTGGCCAAATGCTGGTCGTATATTTTCCGCCACTGCAAATGGTATTTCAAACGGAAGCTCTAACTCCATACGACATATTCTTCTTGGTCTCGCTTACATCGTCCGTGCTTATCGTATCGGAGGTGAAGAAATGGTTCGAACGCACAATGGAGCGAAAGATGTACAGCACCCGCTCCGACCTGGACTTCGTATGA
- the LOC6493863 gene encoding calcium-transporting ATPase type 2C member 1 isoform X3, producing MIVINASDTGLTLTPEMLLSTSESSTHSASEVAGRLQVDVRTGLKWTEAKYRAKIIGHNELLLLEEDPTWKKYIEQFKNPLILLLLGSALVSVIMKQFDDAVSITIAILIVVTVAFIQEYRSEKSLEELKKLVPPECHCLREGRLDTFLARELVPGDVVYLNVGDRVPADVRLFEAVDLSIDESSFTGETEPARKITDVLLNNSNVKDHSNMKNIAFMGTLVRCGNGKGIVVSTGERSEFGEVFKMMQAEEAPKTPLQKSMDILGAQLSFYSFLIIGVIMLLGWLQGKPLSEMFNISVSLAVAAIPEGLPIVVTVTLALGVMRMAKQNAIVKKLPTVETLGCVNVICSDKTGTLTKNEMTATIIITSDGYMADVTGAGYNDQGEIHIRHCNNVEMAKTNITNLLEIGAVCNNAYIQNGTLLGQPTEGALVAVAMKNGMYATAENYVRIQEYPFSSEQKMMAVKCIQKYNNNKEEIFFAKGALETLLPQCTKYQFGTQTVPLTKQNEAEFLAEAYEIGRKGLRVLALAKGRSMQDLIYCGLVGITDPPRPLVRESIEMLMQSGVRVKMVTGDAQETALAIANLIGIDTIHHQTLSGQEIDQMNEHQLDKVANNVSVFYRVSPRHKLEIVKSLQRTGNIVGMTGDGVNDGVALKKADIGIAMGKNGTDVCKEAADMILVNDDFHTIIAAIEEGKGIFYNIRNFVRFQLSTSIAALALIALATLMDIANPLNAMQILWINIIMDGPPAQSLGVEPVDHDVLKQKPRNVKQPMITKGVVANVLLSASIIVLGTLWVFQREMADGTLGKTKRDTTMTFTCFVFFDMFNALSCRSQTKSVFTIGLTTNRMFLLAVAFSIVGQMLVVYFPPLQMVFQTEALTPYDIFFLVSLTSSVLIVSEVKKWFERTMERKMYSTRSDLDFV from the exons ATGATAGTCATCAATGCCTCTGAC acGGGTCTCACACTTACACCTGAAATGCTTCTTTCCACGTCGGAATCATCCACGCATAGCGCCTCGGAAGTGGCTGGGCGACTGCAGGTCGACGTGCGGACCGGTCTCAAATGGACGGAGGCAAAGTACCGGGCCAAGATCATCGGTCATAACGAGCTCTTGCTTCTTGAGGAGGACCCTACCTGGAAGAAGTACATTGAGCAGTTCAAGAATCCACTTATCCTACTACTTTTAGGATCGGCTTTGGTGTCCGTAATCATGAAGCAGTTCGACGATGCTGTTAGCATAACCATTGCTATTCTGATAGTGGTTACGGTGGCTTTCATTCAGGAATACCGCTCCGAGAAAAGTCTAGAGGAGCTAAAGAAACTAGTTCCTCCTGAGTGTCATTGTCTTCGCGAGGGCAGGTTGGACACATTTCTGGCTCGCGAATTGGTTCCCGGCGATGTGGTATACCTTAACGTAGGCGACCGCGTGCCTGCTGATGTTCGACTTTTTGAAGCTGTAGACCTCTCTATCGATGAAAGCAGCTTTACTGGAGAGACTGAGCCCGCACGAAAAATTACTGATGTCCTTTTGAACAACTCGAACGTAAAGGACCACAGCAACATGAAGAATATAGCGTTCATGGGTACTTTAGTGCGATGCGGCAATGGGAAAGGCATTGTAGTTAGCACTGGAGAGCGCAGCGAGTTTGGTGAGGTGTTTAAGATGATGCAGGCCGAAGAGGCCCCGAAGACACCACTGCAGAAGTCGATGGATATTCTTGGCGCTCAACTAAGTTTTTATTCCTTCCTAATCATCGGCGTCATCATGTTGCTAGGCTGGTTGCAGGGCAAGCCGCTCTCAGAGATGTTTAACATTAGTGTCTCTCTCGCGGTGGCTGCTATACCTGAGGGTCTACCAATTGTTGTCACGGTAACGCTTGCGCTGGGCGTAATGAGGATGGCTAAACAGAATGCGATCGTTAAAAAGCTACCCACCGTTGAAACTTTGGGTTGTGTAAACGTGATTTGCTCGGATAAAACTGGCACCCTCACTAAGAACGAGATGACGGCAACCATTATCATAACTTCAGACGGTTACATGGCTGATGTAACCGGTGCCGGTTATAACGACCAGGGAGAGATCCACATCCGGCATTGCAACAATGTGGAGATGGCAAAAACCAACATTACGAATCTTCTAGAGATAGGGGCAGTCTGTAATAACGCATATATTCAAAACGGTACGTTACTTGGCCAACCTACAGAAGGCGCTTTGGTAGCCGTGGCTATGAAAAATGGTATGTATGCCACGGCTGAAAACTATGTGCGCATCCAAGAGTACCCCTTTAGCTCGGAACAGAAAATGATGGCCGTTAAGTGTatccaaaaatataacaacaacaaggagGAGATATTCTTTGCTAAGGGAGCGCTTGAGACTTTGTTACCCCAGTGCACTAAGTACCAGTTCGGCACTCAGACTGTGCCTTTAACCAAACAGAACGAGGCTGAATTTTTGGCCGAAGCTTACGAGATAGGTCGCAAAGGACTTCGTGTACTTGCACTTGCCAAAGGCCGGTCTATGCAGGACCTAATATACTGTGGACTCGTAGGCATTACTGATCCACCTAGGCCGCTTGTGAGAGAGTCCATTGAGATGCTGATGCAAAGCGGTGTACGTGTCAAAATGGTCACTGGAGATGCACAGGAAACAGCCTTGGCTATCG CGAATCTCATCGGCATCGATACTATACATCATCAGACTTTATCTGGCCAAGAAATAGACCAAATGAACGAGCACCAACTGGACAAGGTGGCCAACAACGTGAGCGTTTTCTACCGTGTCTCCCCTCGCCACAAGTTGGAGATTGTAAAGTCTTTGCAGCGTACCGGCAATATAGTCGGCATGACAGGCGACGGGGTCAACGATGGGGTTGCTTTAAAAAAGGCGGATATTGGTATTGCAATGGGTAAGAATGGAACAGATGTTTGTAAAGAAGCTGCAGACATGATTTTGGTTAACGACGATTTCCACACAATTAT TGCTGCCATTGAGGAGGGGAAGGGCATATTCTACAATATTCGTAATTTTGTGCGCTTTCAACTTAGTACTTCAATCGCTGCTTTGGCCCTCATCGCCCTCGCCACACTAATGGACATTGCCAATCCACTTAATGCTATGCAAATTCTATGGATTAATATAATTATGGACGGGCCACCTGCACAGTCGCTGGGTGTAGAACCAGTTGATCATGACGTACTGAAGCAGAAGCCGCGCAATGTGAAACAACCGATGATTACGAAGGGTGTTGTAGCCAATGTTCTCCTTAGCGCAAGTATCATAGTACTGGGAACCTTATGGGTGTTTCAGCGCGAAATGGCTGATGGAACGCTAGGAAAAACAAAGCGGGATACAACCATGACCTTTACATGCTTTGTGTTTTTCGATATGTTTAACGCTCTGTCATGTCGCTCACAGACCAAGAGCGTGTTTACCATAGGTCTGACTACTAATCGTATGTTTCTATTGGCTGTTGCCTTCTCTATCGTTGGCCAAATGCTGGTCGTATATTTTCCGCCACTGCAAATGGTATTTCAAACGGAAGCTCTAACTCCATACGACATATTCTTCTTGGTCTCGCTTACATCGTCCGTGCTTATCGTATCGGAGGTGAAGAAATGGTTCGAACGCACAATGGAGCGAAAGATGTACAGCACCCGCTCCGACCTGGACTTCGTATGA
- the LOC6493863 gene encoding calcium-transporting ATPase type 2C member 1 isoform X2, translated as MTNVASNVTVNNYDKAKKDQEFLHQTGLTLTPEMLLSTSESSTHSASEVAGRLQVDVRTGLKWTEAKYRAKIIGHNELLLLEEDPTWKKYIEQFKNPLILLLLGSALVSVIMKQFDDAVSITIAILIVVTVAFIQEYRSEKSLEELKKLVPPECHCLREGRLDTFLARELVPGDVVYLNVGDRVPADVRLFEAVDLSIDESSFTGETEPARKITDVLLNNSNVKDHSNMKNIAFMGTLVRCGNGKGIVVSTGERSEFGEVFKMMQAEEAPKTPLQKSMDILGAQLSFYSFLIIGVIMLLGWLQGKPLSEMFNISVSLAVAAIPEGLPIVVTVTLALGVMRMAKQNAIVKKLPTVETLGCVNVICSDKTGTLTKNEMTATIIITSDGYMADVTGAGYNDQGEIHIRHCNNVEMAKTNITNLLEIGAVCNNAYIQNGTLLGQPTEGALVAVAMKNGMYATAENYVRIQEYPFSSEQKMMAVKCIQKYNNNKEEIFFAKGALETLLPQCTKYQFGTQTVPLTKQNEAEFLAEAYEIGRKGLRVLALAKGRSMQDLIYCGLVGITDPPRPLVRESIEMLMQSGVRVKMVTGDAQETALAIANLIGIDTIHHQTLSGQEIDQMNEHQLDKVANNVSVFYRVSPRHKLEIVKSLQRTGNIVGMTGDGVNDGVALKKADIGIAMGKNGTDVCKEAADMILVNDDFHTIIAAIEEGKGIFYNIRNFVRFQLSTSIAALALIALATLMDIANPLNAMQILWINIIMDGPPAQSLGVEPVDHDVLKQKPRNVKQPMITKGVVANVLLSASIIVLGTLWVFQREMADGTLGKTKRDTTMTFTCFVFFDMFNALSCRSQTKSVFTIGLTTNRMFLLAVAFSIVGQMLVVYFPPLQMVFQTEALTPYDIFFLVSLTSSVLIVSEVKKWFERTMERKMYSTRSDLDFV; from the exons acGGGTCTCACACTTACACCTGAAATGCTTCTTTCCACGTCGGAATCATCCACGCATAGCGCCTCGGAAGTGGCTGGGCGACTGCAGGTCGACGTGCGGACCGGTCTCAAATGGACGGAGGCAAAGTACCGGGCCAAGATCATCGGTCATAACGAGCTCTTGCTTCTTGAGGAGGACCCTACCTGGAAGAAGTACATTGAGCAGTTCAAGAATCCACTTATCCTACTACTTTTAGGATCGGCTTTGGTGTCCGTAATCATGAAGCAGTTCGACGATGCTGTTAGCATAACCATTGCTATTCTGATAGTGGTTACGGTGGCTTTCATTCAGGAATACCGCTCCGAGAAAAGTCTAGAGGAGCTAAAGAAACTAGTTCCTCCTGAGTGTCATTGTCTTCGCGAGGGCAGGTTGGACACATTTCTGGCTCGCGAATTGGTTCCCGGCGATGTGGTATACCTTAACGTAGGCGACCGCGTGCCTGCTGATGTTCGACTTTTTGAAGCTGTAGACCTCTCTATCGATGAAAGCAGCTTTACTGGAGAGACTGAGCCCGCACGAAAAATTACTGATGTCCTTTTGAACAACTCGAACGTAAAGGACCACAGCAACATGAAGAATATAGCGTTCATGGGTACTTTAGTGCGATGCGGCAATGGGAAAGGCATTGTAGTTAGCACTGGAGAGCGCAGCGAGTTTGGTGAGGTGTTTAAGATGATGCAGGCCGAAGAGGCCCCGAAGACACCACTGCAGAAGTCGATGGATATTCTTGGCGCTCAACTAAGTTTTTATTCCTTCCTAATCATCGGCGTCATCATGTTGCTAGGCTGGTTGCAGGGCAAGCCGCTCTCAGAGATGTTTAACATTAGTGTCTCTCTCGCGGTGGCTGCTATACCTGAGGGTCTACCAATTGTTGTCACGGTAACGCTTGCGCTGGGCGTAATGAGGATGGCTAAACAGAATGCGATCGTTAAAAAGCTACCCACCGTTGAAACTTTGGGTTGTGTAAACGTGATTTGCTCGGATAAAACTGGCACCCTCACTAAGAACGAGATGACGGCAACCATTATCATAACTTCAGACGGTTACATGGCTGATGTAACCGGTGCCGGTTATAACGACCAGGGAGAGATCCACATCCGGCATTGCAACAATGTGGAGATGGCAAAAACCAACATTACGAATCTTCTAGAGATAGGGGCAGTCTGTAATAACGCATATATTCAAAACGGTACGTTACTTGGCCAACCTACAGAAGGCGCTTTGGTAGCCGTGGCTATGAAAAATGGTATGTATGCCACGGCTGAAAACTATGTGCGCATCCAAGAGTACCCCTTTAGCTCGGAACAGAAAATGATGGCCGTTAAGTGTatccaaaaatataacaacaacaaggagGAGATATTCTTTGCTAAGGGAGCGCTTGAGACTTTGTTACCCCAGTGCACTAAGTACCAGTTCGGCACTCAGACTGTGCCTTTAACCAAACAGAACGAGGCTGAATTTTTGGCCGAAGCTTACGAGATAGGTCGCAAAGGACTTCGTGTACTTGCACTTGCCAAAGGCCGGTCTATGCAGGACCTAATATACTGTGGACTCGTAGGCATTACTGATCCACCTAGGCCGCTTGTGAGAGAGTCCATTGAGATGCTGATGCAAAGCGGTGTACGTGTCAAAATGGTCACTGGAGATGCACAGGAAACAGCCTTGGCTATCG CGAATCTCATCGGCATCGATACTATACATCATCAGACTTTATCTGGCCAAGAAATAGACCAAATGAACGAGCACCAACTGGACAAGGTGGCCAACAACGTGAGCGTTTTCTACCGTGTCTCCCCTCGCCACAAGTTGGAGATTGTAAAGTCTTTGCAGCGTACCGGCAATATAGTCGGCATGACAGGCGACGGGGTCAACGATGGGGTTGCTTTAAAAAAGGCGGATATTGGTATTGCAATGGGTAAGAATGGAACAGATGTTTGTAAAGAAGCTGCAGACATGATTTTGGTTAACGACGATTTCCACACAATTAT TGCTGCCATTGAGGAGGGGAAGGGCATATTCTACAATATTCGTAATTTTGTGCGCTTTCAACTTAGTACTTCAATCGCTGCTTTGGCCCTCATCGCCCTCGCCACACTAATGGACATTGCCAATCCACTTAATGCTATGCAAATTCTATGGATTAATATAATTATGGACGGGCCACCTGCACAGTCGCTGGGTGTAGAACCAGTTGATCATGACGTACTGAAGCAGAAGCCGCGCAATGTGAAACAACCGATGATTACGAAGGGTGTTGTAGCCAATGTTCTCCTTAGCGCAAGTATCATAGTACTGGGAACCTTATGGGTGTTTCAGCGCGAAATGGCTGATGGAACGCTAGGAAAAACAAAGCGGGATACAACCATGACCTTTACATGCTTTGTGTTTTTCGATATGTTTAACGCTCTGTCATGTCGCTCACAGACCAAGAGCGTGTTTACCATAGGTCTGACTACTAATCGTATGTTTCTATTGGCTGTTGCCTTCTCTATCGTTGGCCAAATGCTGGTCGTATATTTTCCGCCACTGCAAATGGTATTTCAAACGGAAGCTCTAACTCCATACGACATATTCTTCTTGGTCTCGCTTACATCGTCCGTGCTTATCGTATCGGAGGTGAAGAAATGGTTCGAACGCACAATGGAGCGAAAGATGTACAGCACCCGCTCCGACCTGGACTTCGTATGA
- the LOC6493865 gene encoding uncharacterized protein LOC6493865, whose translation MIISSQKSLTDDRASPQYSPSVLIGNWAERRYAVEEQSNAILPGIQVVGCEHHRSLYKDSFTEEDFVSPDTTPFFTEHRKLAYQNFMKNGRSNLNLVDNDSLKRNFTTTMTLEFQELPRLRMLHACRDHNKMGPPQQPFEVDRLQAFGNLTKTHNYLKRFKCEKLLSELSYMQTTYSAFFNRARKRQPIFEFGPDYDGVVKFDLAC comes from the coding sequence ATGATTATCTCAAGTCAAAAGTCTTTGACGGACGACAGGGCCTCGCCACAATACAGTCCGTCTGTGTTGATTGGAAACTGGGCGGAAAGGCGCTACGCAGTGGAGGAGCAGAGCAACGCCATCCTGCCTGGCATCCAAGTGGTTGGATGTGAACATCATCGGTCGCTCTACAAGGATTCATTCACGGAAGAAGATTTCGTTTCCCCCGATACAACGCCATTTTTCACGGAACACCGAAAGCTGGCCTATCagaattttatgaaaaacGGGCGTTCCAATTTGAACCTGGTTGATAATGATTCTTTGAAGCGCAATTTCACCACAACTATGACCCTTGAGTTCCAGGAACTTCCTAGGCTAAGGATGTTACACGCTTGTAGAGATCATAACAAGATGGGGCCTCCTCAGCAGCCGTTTGAGGTCGATCGACTTCAGGCATTCGGTAATCTTACAAAGACCCACAACTATCTAAAGCGCTTCAAGTGCGAGAAACTTCTGTCGGAGCTTAGTTACATGCAAACAACGTATTCTGCTTTTTTCAACCGGGCTCGGAAGCGTCAGCCAATCTTTGAATTCGGTCCAGACTACGATGGCGTGGTAAAGTTTGATTTGGCATGCTAA